A region of Mauremys mutica isolate MM-2020 ecotype Southern chromosome 2, ASM2049712v1, whole genome shotgun sequence DNA encodes the following proteins:
- the LOC123365073 gene encoding uncharacterized protein LOC123365073, whose protein sequence is MRSLLLFLNSASCLRILLLFLLYYAVIRLARSEASPRKRRPRKTKKKAKAFGRCSEEVEEAGASPETCCPVPLEKLPLAQSLWLLERRQQDMARYLDAVLIPPSVSTSATSQFSYSSRESTNSALWSQSSFSLRVASIIQSEPLCHTGEIMPFVSWEGSTHPIQDQPLSRPPAHGRRDRGEQTTGLDQTSVHSSDFDIQQKHLQRRLGAPQTPIPGEPLLGKRDTNHQLEVDTDPPKCGFPAKVPEPLRSNTSPQRAQEIQEPCVCPWGPLPQKAHRIMASPDAILARLVPTAVVKLQDHVAQKCWQIQTKAFPKMVRESHRDVPLRRETALPGPLHPPREPGKHRTAAFPTMGQQPDHPVELHIRHQHPVMQRGLLTLDPEPLAKLPHAVPARGARVEFSEMETDFLQTGRRSTSSSSSTHPLTPAEDITMETGRNDGAAGKQTNPQRCTLPAGVGLTSPPPGTTVAEKTLAATLQMYRSELRKPLTCVSGTKGTEEKLELHMERKVLLGEGSCLRPGAQAGESRADLPRTQWHQVAPEAPGSEQLTRSTLDSLIAGQAAHDLQIKQLTEMLSSSRPLAGQVSVCQQCRKAYPGKRKGEKTPKETSAELHGVRDIMHSRGFNGTVNSKLSRDQPPIRVCEKCGKHRQKRPAGSAGADLPGRSHGIPQRWTPGDSSASSNHNKMPVLWLLPVDKSKRRDGKGKRAPRKQPKMVSIATSTTGLSQAGEKAREDSPS, encoded by the exons ATGAGATCACTCCTCCTCTTTCTCAACTCTGCCTCCTGCCTAAGGATCCTGCTGCTCTTTCTTCTGTATTATGCTGTGATCAGGCTTGCcagatctgag gctTCTCCGAGGAAGAGGAGGCCCagaaagacaaaaaagaaagcgaaag CTTTTGGACGCTGTTCagaagaggtggaggaggctGGTGCATCCCCAGAGACGTG ctgccctgtgcccctggagAAGCTCCCCTTGGCTCAGAGCCTCTGGCTTCTTGAGAGGAGGCAACAGGACATGGCCAGATACCTGGATGCAGTTCTGATACC GCCGAGTGTGTCGACATCTGCCACGAGCCAGTTCTCCTACTCCTCTAGGGAATCCACCAACTCTGCCCTCTGGAGTCAAAGCTCCTTTTCCCTGAGAGTAGCCTCCATCATTCAGTCGGAGCCCCTCTGCCACACAGGGGAGATCATGCCCTTCGTGAGCTGGGAAGGATCCACCCATCCCATCCAAGACCAGCCTCtctccaggcctcctgcccacggCAGACGagaccggggagagcagaccacGGGTCTGGACCAGACTTCAGTCCATAGCTCAGACTTCGACATCCAGCAGAAGCATCTGCAGAGGCGACTGGGGGCTCCACAAACCCCCATCCCGGGGGAGCCATTGCTGGGTAAGCGGGACACCAATCATCAATTGGAAGTAGACACAGATCCGCCCAAATGTGGATTCCCTGCAAAGGTCCCGGAGCCCCTCAGATCCAACACCAGCCCTCAGCGTGCACAGGAGATCCAGGAGCCATGTGTCTGCCCCtggggaccccttccccaaaaggcCCACAGGATCATGGCATCCCCTGATGCCATCCTGGCCAGGCTTGTGCCCACAGCGGTGGTCAAGCTGCAGGATCACGTGGCTCAGAAATGCTGGCAGATCCAAACGAAGGCCTTTCCTAAGATGGTGCGAGAGTCGCACAGAGATGTTCCCCTCCGGAGAGAGACTGCCCTGCCTGGGCCACTCCACCCCCCTAGGGAGCCAGGCAAGCACAGGACAGCAGCATTCCCAACGATGGGACAACAGCCTGACCACCCCGTCGAACTCCACATAAGGCATCAGCATCCGGTCATGCAGAGGGGGCTGCTCACCCTGGACCCAGAGCCCCTGGCAAAGCTGCCTCACGCCGTCCCAGCCAGGGGAGCCCGTGTGGAGTTCAGTGAGATGGAGACCGATTTCCTGCAGACGGGGAGGCGAAGCACAAGCTCCTCTTCTTCCACACATCCTCTAACGCCAGCGGAAGATATCACCATGGAGACAGGCAGGAATGATGGTGCGGCAGGAAAGCAGACTAACCCACAGCGCTGCACTCTGCCAGCAGGGGTGGGTCTGACATCGCCACCTCCAGGAACCACAGTAGCAGAGAAGACACTCGCAGCGACACTCCAAATGTATAGGAGCGAGTTGAGAAAGCCCCTTACCTGTGTGAGCGGCACcaaagggactgaagagaagctggagctgcacatggagaGGAAGGTTCTCTTGGGAGAAGGCTCCTGCCTGCGGCCAGGGGCACAAGCaggtgagagcagggcagatCTTCCCAGAACCCAATGGCACCAGGTTGCCCCAGAGGcaccaggctctgagcagctaacaagatccacccttgactctctcattgctgggcaggctgcacaCGACCTGCAGATCAAGCAGCTGACGGAAATGTTGAGCAGCTCCCGCCCCTTGGCGGGCCAGGTCTCAGTTTGCCAGCAGTGCCGCAAGGCATATCCAGGAAAGAGGAAGGGTGAGAAAACTCCAAAGGAGAcatctgctgagctgcatggtgTTCGAGACATCATGCATTCACGTGGGTTCAATGGAACTGTGAATTCAAAGCTCTCCAGGGACCAGCCACCAATCAGAGTCTGCGAGAAGTGTGGTAAGCATCGACAGAAGagaccagctggctctgcaggtgctgaCTTGCCGGGAAGATCCCATGGAATTCCACAGCGATGGACTCCAGGAGACTCCTCAGCATCATCCAACCACAATAAGATGCCAGTGCTGTGGCTCCTTCCAGTAGACAAGAGCAAGAGgcgggatggaaaggggaaaaggGCTCCCCGCAAGCAACCAAAGATGGTGTCCATTGCAACGAGTACAACAGGGCTTTCGCAAGCTGGGGAGAAAGCAA